The following DNA comes from Magnolia sinica isolate HGM2019 chromosome 18, MsV1, whole genome shotgun sequence.
ccatttgaggcaggtttgtgagATCCTTAGGGCctagaagttgtacgccaacctaaagaagtgcgcgttcttgtctagtagtgtgatcttcttaagttttattgtgtcagctgagagCGTAttggcggatcccgagaaggtcaaagccatcgttaattggcctgaaccccgcaatattcatgaggtgcgtagctttcatggcttagctacTTTTTATAGgcagttcattcgaggcttccgttccattgtggctcccatcacggactgcataaaaaagggagagtttcaatggacaaaggtcGCCTCGAAgaccttcaaggagataaaggtcaagataaccgaagctccagttacgcgacttccagatttttcaaaagcttttaaagtcgcatgtgacgcgtcaggagtcggcatagggggagtacttagccaggaagggcaccctgtcgccttttttaatgagaaactgaatgaggcaaagcaaagatattccacctatgacaaggaattctacacGGTAGtacaatcactacgccattggcgacattacctgttaccgcaagaattcgtcctgttctcagatcatgaggccttaagatacttgaactctcaaaagaaattaagccccaggcacgctaagtgggttcaattccttcaagagtacacttttgtgcttaagcacaaggccggtgtagagaataagcctgccgacgcgttgagtcgtcgagtcgcattactcaactccatgaacgttgaagttatgggccttgagcgcatcaaagaagagtattctgagtgtccagattttggagttgtatatatgtctttattagagagtccgtcaggagctaacagtgagtatttgattttggacggatatttgtttaggagtgaccgcttgtgcataccacgcacctcccttcacgattttcttgtctgggagttacattcaggaagggttgcaggtcatttcgatcgtgacaagaccattgccctagtggaggatagatttcattggccaagcctcaagcgggacgtggccaaaattatagggcaatgccgtacttgtcaactggcaaagcaaaggaaacagaatacatgattatatacacctttgccagtcccattcatcccttggcaggacatcagtatggacttcatgcttgaacttcccaagactatttgaaagcatgactccatattcgttTTCGTGGACCATTTCTTTAAAAtgacccacttcattccttgttctaagacttccgacgcctctcatgttgccaagctattctttagtgaggttgtcaaactgcatgggttaccaaaaaccatagtgtctgaccgtgacgtgagattcatgagttacttttgaaagacactatggcacatgatgaatactaagctccagttttcttctgcctaccaccctcagaccgatggccagactgaggtggtaAATAGGAGcttagggagtttacttcgatgtttagtgggggagcataccaggacatgggacgccgtaGTACCCATAACCGAGTTTGCAtaaatagttctgtcaataggtccacaggtctaagtccttttgaagtcgttactggttataagcctatgaaacctattgatcttatccacatgccattgtcccataggccatcagagtctgcagagtcttttgcgcatcacatacattcattacatcaagaaatcaagcgaaagatcactactagtaatgagcattacaaattttctgcagacctacatagacgtttcaaagagttcaatattggggactctgtgatggtccgtatcaggcccgagcggaaccctccaggggccgttcgtaagttacacgcgcgtagcgctgggcccttcaaaattataaagcgaaacggtctcaatgcgtatgaggtagatcttccaccttccatgggaattagttccacattcaacgtggagaatctagttgcttttcagggacccactgatactttgtccagcccttcgcccacccatcctgatgtcccaaccttaccctttgatccatggcctcttcccgacctttcatcccagcctctgcctcccatacctagccttcacacacccagagaggaaatagaggatatcttggactatgagataatttccacgtcggatggtgggtttcagaaatacctagttaaatggaagtcacgcccaacttcgaACAGCgcatggctcactgaggaggagcttcagagacttgatccagatatcctagagcggttcaggagttttatttcgccaatggcgaaatcttcacagccggggagagttgatgaggacatcgtgcacacgcacgcccgcacaccaccacccctacacacgtacgtacgcagaagaaggaccccaccatcgatctggctcgatgacgacgtccagggagggcctcctagttagaagacaagttttggttcagaaaagtggtccgatagtcaagaaaagcccaccatgggatctcatgatcgtggcccacttgtcggattggttttatattttaggttttgcttattattattatttagaacatcatgaatgctttagatttccttatttggtttttattttagtttacttcatcgccaagtaatagatgtcgcacatggtgcgagtttttgggtatagggttctccctataaatagacaccccttgtagttcttttcatttattgaagttaataaaaaaattcctgctttatttttttgctctcttcgtgagttgtgaaagaattcaaaagtgggtgcgaagccctcccttttcgaagggctaactaccgtggtgcgaagccacatcgatcccaattcacccccatcttccatcatcttttttttcatcttcccccaccatccgtacttcgaatttgtccttttgttgcatcagatttcttcattgaagcaggtttccagatttcggcccgcaggcgagctgaaacttcggcggagcaccacgcacaaaccgtacatcggatcgagctgagatttggaggttttggagtccatccctggccaaccagggctaaggtggcctttttctgaacagtggggccccacacacgtgcggtcgggatcacacgcatatccgtctgggccattgttgctgtccacacgcgggatcatcttttggcttaggtttttatcctcttttatcctctcatagccgtttttttcatgaatcctaaccttacatgatccctaattgatttgcccctttttatcaccttagggttccttgaattgaaattaggaaatcccttggattagggactgatttttatgcatgagtagttgatttttcttccttttgacattgtttggcttataattttattggtccagtcctagcctgtgtcggcttggacccacatagattcccctttaattgaatgtttggattttcatgtgggatgtggaatttgtgtgattgtttctgaattggtgtgatctaagcctgcaatcttgcatatcatatttaaattcacgtcctgcgtCAGAACATCTTTCTATCCATGACATCTCAAACAAAAGCATGGGCTAAACTATAGGCTTGGATTTCAGATCTAAGGTTACGAGGGCTATGGGGCTTGGATTTCAGATCTAAGGTTACGAGGGCTAtggggcttcttcttcttcttcttcttcttcttcttcttcttcttcttcgaagggtttaagagaaaaagaaggaaaaggtatGGTTTAGGGTTTTGTGATTTTGGGATGGGAAAtggtaaagaaaagaaaatggaagatgaagGTTGAGGAAGGGGAAAGATGAAAGGGTAGGATTGAGATCAAAAAAATACATTCTTTAAGTTTCCCAAGAGCAGAACTTATTCTGATACCAATTAATGCAAACCTTGGAAGGGGAAGCAAAttgatcaaagaaaagaagaaagagattgtaggaaaagatccaacaatcctctagtAAATGCTAGAGACCGTGAATGCAAGACCATGAGCAAGCTCAATAGTCCTCTAGTCTTGAACTAGAGATCACTTCCCCCCTCCAACAACTATCGTAGAGAAAATATGAGAATTTCATAAAAAGATAATGTCATCCaacttgtcttattccataggccatagGCCATAGGCCTCATGTATAATCAGTCCTTACAATCTACAATAAAAGCTATGGAATCTAAAGACAAAATTCCTAACTCGTCAATATATGATAAAATAGGAAACTACCTAAATAAGAAagctttgtaattttttattttttattttttattttttttaaatatgaaaggaaaaagaaaatttcctaatctggagatttgaaagaaaaagaaagtagtgATGGGCTAAAAAGGAAAAGTGGGCTTTTTCTAGTGCACACGTGTGGAGCATGCATGCATGATATGTGGaccttttcttcaaatcttgatcaatcagCTTGTGTGCCCATTTGGTTGCATTAGGGTGTCAGGTGATAAGCTAGGCCCATGGAAGTTTAACTCATGTGTCCTTGGAGCTAAATGCTCTTCGGTCCTCAAAGGGTCCAATGAGGTAGTTGGCGAATTAGCTAGATATGAAGTGATAAGAAGGTCAATCGCTGTTGCTCCCTCTTTGGGTCTTTTGTAATGTTTTATTGCTGGCTTTATAGCAATTGCGATTTCTTTCATGAAATCCTAACACCTTTAAACTACATTTCGCATTTCCGTTCTACATCTTTCTTTTACAAAGttcataattcaaaaataaaaaattaaaaaaaaaggatgaactgGAAATTCCAATCAAGAAGCAACTACATAGAGCAAGAATTACTGTTTGcagaaatcaaataaacaatcCGAAACATGAAATGAAGCTAATTAGGAAGCAGGTTTCTCTACTCACCGTTGCCATCAGAATAGCTCCCGACACACCTCCAAGAAGCGAACCCTTGCTTTTCGATCTTGTATCTGCAGACATttagagaaaggaaaaaaaaaaaaaaagatagttgAAAAAAGCGATGAGATTGAAATCTCTACTCTTagggtttagagagagagagagagtacatgcGAAGAGACCGCCTCCCAAGAGGAGAGTTCCGTAGACTGCGGAGGCAGCAGGAGCGAGGTCTGCGATCTGAGCGGTGAAGCGAGGGATGTGGGGTTTCACAACTCTTATTTTCTTCGTTGTGGTTGCTGTTGTGGAGACGGTGTGGGTGCGAATACCCAAGGTTTTGTTATGGTAGATAAGAAGAgctgatggtgtggatagaaacaAAGACATCGTCCGTtgcagagagagggagaaaggcaGAACAGCTATCTGCTTCACTCCTGTACTCTAGAGTGTGAGAAACCAGAAGATCTTTCTAGTAGAAAATGGGTAGTGCGGACCCGACGAGTCCTTGGAACCGACCCCATTATAAATCAGCCTGACGTCGGGTCCGAATCTGGACCATCCAGGGCTAGTCATTCAACTTAACCTAACCTGGACCCGTTATAGTAGGCAACCCGGTCTAACTATAGGCCGGGCTGGCCTGTAAGGCTTTCGAGCTTGGCCCATTTCGGTCGATCCAGACCCTTCAGTAGGTTAAGCATCCACTTTAAGGTATAGGATTTGAAAATAACAATGATTGATTAAACGGGTCTGTTCATAATTAGGGCTTCTTTGTTCTAGATATCCCTTTTCCAGCCATGGATGAGATGGGTAAGATTCTCTGATAAAAAGTGAATATTTGGAACCATAATAATCCCTAAATACTCCCAACAAATAGACGGATCAAAAGTGCTGTTTAGGCCTTTTATTATATAGATTATCTTGATTATCCATTTTTTAGCCCATTGATGGGTTAGGTTACAATAGTaccatttgtttgatttttaCAGTGCAGACCATGAAATGCGTTCTGATCATAGTGGACGGCCTAGATTGATCTTTTAGACTGCCCAAGTGTCCTAGTGCAGCTACGAGTGCTGTAACTTAGTACTGTCAGAGTGGTGGGCCATTTCTCTAACCTAGGAaacttaaaattaaaatttaaaattaaagagagagagagagagagagagagagagtgtgtgtgtgtaagggggctgtttgtatttttattttccaataggtgtaaataagtaattatgatTAACTTTACCTGTTTGAAATCAGCGAGGAATTACATCTCGAAAATGAGTCCAAAAAACCTTATTAATTActcccatcgtgatgtatgtaacttatccacaccatctaaccaTTTTAACAGTAAATTTTAGACTATGAatcgaaaaatgagacaaatcccaaggtcaaatggaccacaccttaagAAACAACGATAGTAACGACTTCAACAATTGAAAGCTATTTTCTCCCTGGggatatgtcatccaacctgttcataaggtcgcagAGCCATGtacaaagggaaaacaaaaacataTCAGCTCAAGCCTAGAGCATTGTTAATGGGCCAAGAATTCCAGCCTAAGTCTGACCTATGACCCACTATCCCAATCGGACCCAACACATTTAATTGTAATCGGGTAGGGCCCAACCTATCCAACCTGACCCAGCACAGCCACACTCGGTTTTAGGAATGGAATAGAGGGCTAAAGGGCTTATGCGGAGTTGACCCGACTCATACTCGCCTTTCTAATAATGGTTTGAGCTGTCATTGAAACCCAGTTCCGATGGTTTAAGCGGGTCCAGTTTGCAATTTGCCTCTGTCCCCTTCTATTCCACAACGTTATGATCCAAGCCGCTAATCTTGAAAGCCCCATggtatatggcccacatgaaaaaGATCTCATTGATGAAATTTGTCATTTTCCCTAACAAAGGGCAGTTAGAAACTGCAGTTGTGGACTTTTTAACTTTTACATTGTCAGGATGATGAGATGATATCTTTTCCATACAGTCCATTGCCTTGTAGATGAATATTCTAGATCATCACGTGGCCTGTTAGCTCCCAAATCCCAACGCGGACGGACCATACCTCGATGAGACAATCCTGACCTTCcaatttgtggcccataaaaaaaaaaagattaaaaattcaATGCTAGCATCTTCCAATTCTGAGATTTTTTGGTACATGGCTCATTCCTGGTGGGGAACTTCAGACCAATGGTACAGATCTCCAGCCACAGACCCCACTTGTCAGAGTTAAAAATGCACGTACTGTACAGAGCCTCAGGGCTCCTGATTTCCAATCTCGTGATTGTTCAAGGTGGAACCAAACGCATGACGTTCTCTGCAAACGGGCAACATATCGGCTTATCATCAAACGGCCCTCACAGTGTAGGAGCCTCATCTCAAGGCGCATGCTGTcgataatcaggtgggccacacgtgttcaaatcaaatggtcaattgaGAGAATTGATCAAAGGTCTAAATTCAACATATTGTATGGCTCATTTATTCATCAGATAGGCTTGATTTTTAAAACTTGAATTTACCAAGTTTGAAACAAAAATGTCTAATGTTTTAGTAGATCTATCAATGAGCCGCTTGGATAGGTTAGAATACCAATTTATTAGAATACTTAATAATCAGGTTGGATTCGTGGTGTATGATGTGTCATAGATGTATTCTTAGTATGACTAGATCAAAAGATGCCCAAACGAAAATGGAAGTAGCCCGTTATAATTAGACCCACTCCTACAAAGGGCATGATGGAATTGGGTACAGGTGTGTCTCGCTCAAATCAAGTTGTTCAAAGTGTTGACGGTAAATTAGCCATAATTTTTCATTCGAGAATCTTCATGAAACGAGCAACATATCCATCTTTATGTAATGATGCTTTTGAGGCTAACCAGCCTGCTATGCTAGCAAAATTCATCCGTTTTATCAGAAAACGCAACCCTCTAATTCAATACAaatttaagaggaaaaaaaaaaaaccactgtttttttaaaaaaaaattatttttatcccATCtcattatttttgtaattttaagattttaactttttttagaaattgcttaaaataattttagaaatgcTCCACTAAGGTTTATATCTGAAAATTTCTATTTTGACGAAGTAAGatttagaagagttttgctattttggataacTTTTAAACAAATTAAGGTTtagattctttctttctttttctatataAGTGATATAATTGGAAAATATTAAGATCATCTCTCaatacaattttatttattttgtcttGTAGACTCAATAATAGTAGATTCAAGGTTTCGATTGATTAGAAAAGATGGGTGatcttcttctcctttattaCATGCTCTTCCCTACGTCAATAATTTATGTCCTATCACTCCACAAGTCCCTAAACTAACATGATTGATGTTATTTAAATGTATACCTGAAC
Coding sequences within:
- the LOC131233475 gene encoding protein FATTY ACID EXPORT 4, chloroplastic; the protein is MSLFLSTPSALLIYHNKTLGIRTHTVSTTATTTKKIRVVKPHIPRFTAQIADLAPAASAVYGTLLLGGGLFAYTRSKSKGSLLGGVSGAILMATAYFLMQVPETKDLGDALGFGSAFIFSSVFGIRLAATRKLIPAGPLLGLSVCALAVFISAYLQDRI